The genomic segment ATGACAACACCATTGTCTTGTGTATACCGGCTAGGCCGACATGTGTTCCGGCCTGCAGGGTTTCCTGGTGTTCCACAGCTTTGGCGGTGGCACCGGCTCGGGTTTCACCTCACTGCTCATGGAGCGTCTCTCTGTTGACTTTGGCAAGAAATCCAAATTGGAGTTCTCCATCTACCCAGCCCCCCGGGTTTCCACTGCCGTGGTGGAACCCTACAACTCCATTTTAACCACACACACCACGCTAGAACACTCAGACTGCGCCTTCATGGTAGACAACGAAGCCATCTATGACATCTGCAACCGGAACCTGGACATTGAGCGTCCCACGTACACTAACTTGAACCGGCTGATCAGCCAGATTGTGTCATCCATCACCGCCTCGTTGCGCTTCGACGGCGCCTTGAACGTAGACTTGACCGAGTTCCAGACCAACCTAGTGCCTTACCCACGAATCCACTTCCCACTGGCAACCTACGCGCCGGTGGTGTCGGCCGAGAAGGCCTACCACGAGCAGCTGTCCGTGGCCGAGATCACCAATTCTTGCTTCGACCCGTGCAACCAGATGGTAAAGTGTGACCCTCGCCACGGTAAGTACATGGCCTGCTGCCTGCTCTACCGTGGTGATGTGGTGCCCAAGGACGTCAATGCCGCTATCAATGCCATCAAGAGCAAGCGCACCGTTCACTTTGTTGACTGGTGCCCCACTGGCTTCAAGGTGGGCATCAACTATCAGCCGCCCACCGCCGTTCCGGGAGGCGACCTGGCTAAGGTGCAGCGGGCCGTGTGCATGCTCAGTAACACAACCGCCATTGCCGAAGCCTGGGCCCGGTTGGACCACAAGTTTGACCTGATGTATGCCAAGCGTGCCTTTGTGCACTGGTACGTGGGCGAGGGAATGGAAGAGGGTGAGTTCACCGAAGCTCGCGAGGACATGGCTGCCCTGGAGAAGGACTATGAGGAGGTTGGCGCCAACACCGTGGATGTCGACCACGACGAGGGGGAGTACTATTGAATCTCAGGAatgattggaaagcttggattGGTCGCCGGGAAGGGGCTAAAGTGGAGGAAGACACTAGGGATTCAAATTTTCTTGAATGGATATTAGTTCAAATGACACCTGGTTTatggaggttttttttacatttttttaggttgcatgaatatttaaaattgtcagactttttttaatccatcaaatgttttgtatgagaattgattcctttttttttatttagaaccTTTTTTCAAGTTAAGATTGTTTACCTAATTTTAAtagtgttgttctttttttggcaaattTTTTAGCAGCATATAATGTAAAATGGAATATTATGTGTACTGGATGTCCAGGAAGAACTAAGAAATGACCTTTGTCCCTGATCGAGTCTATAGAGCAGTTAAGATTGATTTTCATATAGGCTGATATTTTGATTAATTCAGTCAAAAGTATATGGATCTGAAATTTGCTGCATGATTAAAATGTTGGTGTACATCAGATTATATTCAAAAACCTACATTTATTTCACTTgtaaagatgtccaatccatttttactgggaaaGTTAGCGACAGATTTGATCGCTGCCAGCGCTCCTGTCAAATGGATTGATGTCTTGCTGTCAGCAGCAGTCAAATGAAGCCATTCAACTAAACAAGCacactttatttacaacctGCATCTAGCATCCTTCTATGAAAGaggtaacaatgtttttttgttgcaggaAATGACAAGAATGAGGATCTTTTTGAGAAAAGGAGTTGTGGGACAGCAGTGACACTCAAAGGATGGCACAAGCATCAACAGCCCTTTGTGAGTTacctttcatttttattcaacagCGCCCTATAAAGGAGCTTTTTGAGTGTTACAATAGATTGTTGGAACTGTAGTACAAAGGAACACATTTCCAGTTTATCTTAATTTTATTATGTATATCTAAATATGTTGATATTTGCTGGGATTTAACCAAATATAACAGTACATTTTATgtaagaaatatttgaaatagcTCACAATTTTTAAGAAATTTtgactaaaataaaatactataatATAAATGATCAAACATTAATGTCAATATCACTATTATTTAATGCATGGTTTTAGGTATTCAGAtcttatttgaaaaaaacatgtattttaattgtaatttacttggccacccctgatttatATCTTTGATTCCTATTTTAGCAGTTTAAAAAATGGTAAAGTTCGTTCTTAAAAGTTGCCACTTGGTGTCGCAGCTTCACAACTCAAGTACCAGATAGAGTTGCCATGGAGGCATTAGTAAATTTGTCAAATAAAGTCAAAACAATCTTAAAAATCTATTCCACAgacacaaaataatttttacaggcaatgttttttttatttatgaagcACTCAAAATAGgtcaatattttgttgtttgttttttttagtgtgggGAATTCAATATGTTATCctgtaagcatttttttgtcttaaattgtCTTCAAACGATAGTCTGATAAATGATCATTTcttatacttacatatactttaaagtatataattatattattacTATTCATATTTGTGAAGttataaaaaacatatttgtgtgattttaatGTAAATCATTTTAGGCGATACTACAAAATGTGAGTGTAATTGCACACAATATGCAAACAAAGTTTCACTATTTCATGACATTATTTGGAATAGGGGATATCTTAATTATctagaatattttaaaaaagtataactGACACAAAATGAAATACAACACTTAAACATGTGTCATAAATTAGGTCGATGGTTTAAATTGAAATGTGAGTATACATGTGATTTTGTaattattaataacaataataatacatcgAAAGTGTGGATTTGAAAGGAAGCATCTGGTGTGGGCCTTTTATGCCTCAGTTCTAGTCTAATAACCCCCACAGCCCCTGACCACCAACTCAGTTGGAAGTAGTCGCCATAGGAATTCACTACCTCTTAAAATATTCCACCTACTTACGCTTTTTACCCCTTCTTCTTTAAGAGCCAGCCCCCAATAGCAATGAATGTCAGCGCAATATGGCCGCCGCCTGGCCAGGGGAGGGGATTGACTTGTTTCCAAGCACTTAATTCAATTTGTCACCGCCACTGCTGTGGGAGGGTGTCGGGTCGGTTGCTTGAGAGGGTGCTCAAATGCTCTAATTTGTGTTAATGAGGGCTAATAAAGTCATAGCCCCCCTTATATTATTGCCGAAAGGCCACGGGTAGGAGGTTGTGTGTTCGTATGTGTTTGCTTATGTGTGTGTGCCCTCTCAGACGACTATTCACATGGATCATTTCTCTCCATCAATGCCCCCTTTAATTACTtggaattaaaagaaaaattctgATGCAGCTAGAtttgttattaaataaatcGTGCTTATTTGAATTAACAACTACAGTGCTTTAAGAAATGTCTAATATGAAGATATTTTCTTACTATTTTGATTCGAAAATGCAAATGTGAATTTGGAGAATGACACAGTAAAAGGGTATCATTtctaaatttaaatgtaaaattaaccATAGTAAATTTGAAGTTGaactaatgttattttttaaggaCAATTCAACAGCTCATGcgatgtattttttgttttaaatatgcaatatttttgttATCCGACAAGTTAGAAATTTCCTCTTCAAATTACTTTAGcatatgaaatattaatattttgggGGCTATTTTTGCTCATAATCCAATACAGTGCCGTTCTTGTATGAGAAGCGTGCGTGGAAGCATGTGCGCCCATGTTGTCTGACACAGGCGGCCCCCTCTTTCCATTGTGCTCCTAATTAGACGTCCTTTGTTGAGTTAATGCCGCCGCCATCTGGACGGACCCTTCCGGGGGTGTCGACCAGAGGGTCTGCGGACGCCCCGCCCCGCCCCACACTCAATAGCACCGGCGGGGACCATCTTCTCGCTTTGGTTGACACCACCAGGACCCATTCACAGTTGAAGGAATTAGTCAAAGATTGATGTCCTCCAACACATAGGCGCAGACTCCCCCTTAAGCCACCATATTGTCGCCCATGTTGGCGACTGAGGTCAAATGTCAACTTTTACAAAGCTATTCTTCTGACCGCACCAAGCGTTTTAAGACCTAATTAATGCCAGCTTTGCAGAATCAAAATTTGCAGACATTTTTATTAGCCAATTTCAAGTCTTTTCATCCATAATATGCATTCCTAATcttatatttcttttcaaacacacaaaacgtaaaccatttttgttcataaggtttgtttgtgtgttcacTTGTGTCAAGTGGTTTGTCCATCCCATCCGTCTTCCTCTTTGAAGCGGTGATTGCAACCCTTTGCCGACCTCCAGCAGTTGGCCTCCTTTACGCCTCCTTTCATCCCGCCCGTCAACAACAACATTGTCCATctgacccccccaccccacccctccacacaaacacaaacacacacactcttgcCAGCATGCTGACAACCACGCAAGAATGGCCGTGTGCCTCCATACaaacacactcacgcacactTTGGCTGTGGCTCGTTTTGTTAACAAGAACTGCCGATAGTTTAACTCCGTGATGCCATGTCATCAAAAGCATACTTTACAAGCTTTTTTGTTCTGGATGGTCGCAGAATCCTATTAAAAATAACTACCATGTTTACTAGTCAATTCCCCATGAGTTTGAGTGTAATTTACATTTCCTCAGaaaatagtgcaaaaaaaaccACCTTGAATAGCTGTCTGTCAGCTCATGTAGTCACCACATGGTTAAGATGCTAAAAATCTCTATAAGTATATTTCTTTAATTTCTTAATATGTGCAACCGTTTTTTAACTCAGTGagagatagatgtccaatttatggTCCATATTTTAGTTTCTCCTAGTCAAATTGGAGGTCTAGTGGCAATGAGCAGTGaggtaaaaatatttaagaaatatGATTATAAATTATGAGTTGCGAAAAGTTCTCTCCGTCCAATGATCAATGCCAACTCTTGTCCATAAACTCAAAGTCACGCTTTCTCTCACTTGATGGTCATTCCTGACATTTCTTTGCTCAGATGTAAGTTTTAATTGACCCAAAAATGGCAGCAGTGCAGCTTTGAAAGGTGTTATTTTAGCTGTGAAAGTTGTTTTTGGAATCCGCCAGCACGCATACATCACAGCCACTTGGCCTGacttcttcttcatctttttttttagaatttttctATGATTCCCCTGCTCGCCTCTCGTCTTTGCGTTACGCCATAATTAGAAACTAAACTGGACCGCGGCTCTGATAACAGTATGGAACTCGAATGGAATCAAGCACAATTAGGAAATGTATTAGTTCTTGTCATGTTCATAGGGGTAATACAATAAACATGACTCTGAAATAATAGCAACCAGAAGGGGGGCGGCATGAGGGGGGTGCTAACAACGGACATTTCCTCAAAACGTCTGTACAGTGTTAACATGTCCTGCCAATGATGTTGAGCCATGCTAGTGCtctgtaaaaacattttcacaaatGGATCCCTTTTTAGCAAATAAACAAAAGGAAGGAAACTCAATGCATGGCTTCCTTTATGTGCGACTTCAATGAGTTCCACGTCTATGCTCTTAACTCAAATAGTGTATCAAATTACCATCATTTTTGGACGAGAAGGTGCACCTGAATGTAAGCCGCACCCACCATACttaacaagatttttttcattaatatcATAAGCTTTAAACTTAATCATAAACTGCAGGTGTACATATATTAGAACATTGCTTACTTGTAAACGTATAATAAAAGTTGCAAAaaatgtgccccccccccccatcctaaAATATTCAGCCCCCATGCTGCCTCTTAACACCTCATGGTGGCGTGAACACCCAGATAAGCACAGCTTCTTCACACACCaaaacacgcgcacacacacacagggagtGACACAGGGTTAAACTAAACGTCGTCGCTGAAGCATATTGCAGCCCCACAAGCAAGCCCCTCTCTCTCCACATCCTTTATTCACAGGCGCGTAATTGGTAGTCAATTGGAGCTCCCCCTTTGCCCATTGTGGGCACATTTTGCTCTTGACAGAGTGCGGAAGATTAATGGCTACGAGCAGCCAAGGGAGCCTCGCCTCAGCGAGCATGAGCGCCCTAAATTCATTACGCCAATTTCCCCCTGTCCTACGCTCCCTTACGGCCAGCCCACactctgtttaaaaaaaaaaaatcatacatttcCAAAAAGGGGTGTCTGCAGTCAGATGGTGGAGGGCGATGAATGGCAGAAACAAAAGATCCACAACAATAACAATGCTTTTACCACATGGATGCCAAATAAGAAAGAAGCTGAAAGTGCTCCTGTATTGCAGGTACCCACTTTCTGCATAAGATAGTCGTTTCCATCAAGTAAACACCTCCAATTAATATTATTGCCTGCCGTTGGTGGCAGTAGACTCCGCTGTCAGAATGTATTGAACATCTATAACAGCAGTAAATAAATTaagtactaaataaataaaggagaGGGGTACGGCCCAACTGCAGCCCAGGAGTCAGTTTTAATGGACTGTAATGGTGCCctctttttgtttaaaaggATTTGTAACCAATCCTAACTTTTTCCATAATGTTAAGTAAATTCTCAGAATTCAATGATAtgttggcctttttttcttcttctcactcTCGTTGTTGGACTCGGAAATAGCCAGCATTCCTTTACATGATAAaaactggatttaaaaaaaaggaagcttGGACATTGAAACAAGCATAATTGTGCTGATTTATTCATGCTGTCAAAGAGCAAGAACCCCCTACTCCCGTTGCAGCCAGCCTGCATTTTGGGGAAACTGCACTGAGTGGCCTATGGCATCATGCCCAAAGACATTTGGGAGCTGGGAAGGAGATGTCTGTTTAAGGTCGTTTTATGACAATGATGTAGTCCGTCATCTCAGTGACAGTCCAGAGTGTCACATAATCTCCACAGCACAGACCCATCTAAGTATTCTCTGCCCTTGGGTACATATTTCAGATTAAAGGAAACAATAAGTTGCTACCAAAGTTTTCCACTAGAATCTCTGTCTATGTCAACTCATTGGAGGCTATTAACAGGGTGAGACCTCCCCTCATATCGTTCTCAATTGTAGATTGAGATTTTGCATTGATAATTGTTGTATTGGCATATTGCGAGATAATCGTTTGGTGAGCCTTGCATCGCAAATCATGTTTCATGGCTCGAGTTTTTAAAAAGCCTCAGTACATAGTCTCCTGCCTTTTTCATAGCCGAAACAGTGTATTTTTCTGACCACTTTGGGTTTAACTGAGGGATCCTAACACTTTTGTGAATGCCCGTCATACATCAATAATACAACACCTGAGCCAGAAGCTTCCTAGCCGCTTGAGTCTCCTTTCAACTGGCATGTTTTGAACGTGAGGCTTGAGAGGGAATAGAAGGGACAAGCCCGGAGTCAGCTAGTTATTGGAATATCTGCTCCAAAGCAGTCATTCCCAAATTGTTTTAACAGAGTCTTTAATAGCCAATAAAGACATCACATTCACACAAAATTTTATATGTCGACTGATTGCCGTTAGACTTTTAATGTCATGCACCCCTTGGAGGGCGCACACTGCAGTCTGGGAATCGCAGAAGTAAGGAGAAACTTCAGGGGTTCAGGGGCACTTCCTGACAAGCTTATAAATCAGCAAAGGGCAGATAGATTCATCTAGCGGTGTAATGTCGACAAGGTGCGCAGCTTCATTTCCAATTTTCACAGCTCCTTGAAGGAAGACGAAGCAAATGTTTTGCATTAATGTTTCTCCGCCGCGGGGTCGGCGACAGGGTGTCGAGGGGGGCGCGGTCAGGTGAAGGCCAGGTTTATAGAAGTGAGTAACAGCGAGCCTTCATAAAGATGTCACAGGAAGACACAAAGTCTCAATTTGGGGGTGCTGCCAGCCAGATGTTGAGGCGCAAAGCAGCAACGGGATCATAACGACCCCCCGACACCCCTGAGCTAAAATGCGTAACCGCCGCGCCCCCGTTTGAAGCGGTCGCCAGGAGGCGTCCGGCCATCCTTAACAACTGGCAATTTATGAGTGGCGAGGAGCGCGAGGTCGACATTAGCGCCGCTTGGACGTCTTTGTCAGAGAGCTTCGTCTCTGGGTGCCACCTCCCCACACTTGAATTTTATACGTCCCGCTCTCCTCTTTCGCCGCACCTGTTTGACACCTTGACTCCTTTTACAAGCTTTGTTGAGAGGCCGTTAAGTATTCTTGATGACGGCCGCCTGCCGAGACATGCAGCTGGACTCCGCTATAGGACCAATGGTCTcctttttcacttttatttctagaaaaatagaagaaaaaacagaagCATTTGCGATTTCCAGTGTTGCAATTATTTTGTCTTTACTAAAGctataaccttttttttattgatcttaAGTATATTCTTACTCTGCAAGGCCACAATTGTCATTATCAGTCAAGTTATGTGAAACTGTTGTTTTACCCATAGCGGTATCAGAGCACCCACAGATGGTCTGGGGGAAACATATTAATCATAAAACAAAACTCTGAAATACAATCCCAAAAAGAACACATGGACTCCAAAGGAGATTCTTTTGGTATCCAATTAGATGACTTTGTATCCGTTTGTGTTTCGcttgaaatacattttgcaagtttttttttctttttgcgtAGGAAGTATTTACTGTGGCAAAGGAAATTGATTATTAACTGAGATGGACGTGGGCCACCCTTTCAGGGCCTGTGTTGGACTGCaagcatggattttttttttgttatatattttgaGTGTGGTAATTTCGCCGTAATAGCACGTTTACATTTGGCTTACAAAGTTGCACGGCACTTCCTATAATAAGCGCCCCCGCTGCTACATCTGTGTCCACTTTGTAGATGGCGCGCAGAAAGACCGCAGTTTCTGTTTTCTTTGCTAATGAATTGTATCGGTGTAGCAAAATTACACACAGATTGGAAATTATGAGCAATTTTATATGCGCTGGAGGTAGAAAAATGCATCTGTGTAAATTCATAATTTAAATGTACTGCCaagaatatgtatatgtgtatatatatatatatatatatatatatatatatatatatatatatatatatatatatatatatatatatatatatatatatatatatatatgtatatatatatatatatatatgtatatatatatatatatatatgtatatatatatatatatatatatatgtatatatatgtatatatatatatatatatatatatatatatatatatatatatatatatatatatatatatatatatatatatatatatatatatatatatataatttcattttgaaatatttaaaatcacAACACAATACTATCACTAAGTAGTAATAGTAAATGTACTGTAAGTAATACTGAaatttatacacacacttaaTATTTGTCTTAGTATTCTTGGACTTAAGACGTTAAGAACTAAACGAATCAAAAAGTAAATTCATTCAATCAAATTTGGAGTGGGAGGGCAGTTAGTGTCAGGAAGCAACCAGCATACTTCCGTTCATACGTTGTGAGTACATGCCGACTGAGCATAACATCACTGAACATGTATACATAGTGTAGTGATGCTCAACATGAGACAACATGACTTCTAGTTGGATCTGAGTGGGGTCGTGGGGGAGTTCTACCAGCGGGGGTCTCTGGCTGGCACCGTGGCCCATATGGCCTGTCACTCAAATTAGAGGCAAgggcgtttttctttttttccaaagcagcAACTTGACGCAGGACTGTCTCCATGGGGTGTCAGTCTGTCTGGCAAGCCCCCcgccacaccaccaccaccatcagtAGTCCGCTCAACTCTTGAGTCTTTCCATGTTTAGCACAGTAGGCCCATTAACAGGTTAAAGACCATGACCTTGAGACGCAAACACATTGTCTGGTTGACTAAACTGTTCGATCATATACTACCAACAAATACTTAAACGGCAACATTGTATCCATTTAAGTTGGGGCCAGTTGGATCCATTAAGAGGGACATCTATtaggaatgtgtttttattttaattttaaatcacACCAACCACAGATATATCAATGATAATAAAAAGTAAGGTAACAATGGCAGCAAGACTTTCTGCGTAATGACAACAAGTGATGCATGTTTGAAAGGACATACAAATGTCGAACTCTCAGGGACtgggtgcttttttttgtctcgctTTGATAGATAGGTAGATAACTAGAGCTTTGACAGATAGGAAGACAAATGCTAAAGGCGGCTGCGTGGATATCTCAAGCCGTTATGTCAGCAttccttttttctcttctttcagCTGTGCTCTTTTGGTGTCGGATCATGAATCACATTAAGAAATTGCGAGCGCGACCAGTCGGTTCAGT from the Stigmatopora nigra isolate UIUO_SnigA chromosome 14, RoL_Snig_1.1, whole genome shotgun sequence genome contains:
- the LOC144206985 gene encoding tubulin alpha-1C chain-like isoform X3, with translation MPTDRVQAVDGSSNTFFSETGSGKHVPRAVFVDLEPTVIDEVRSGTYRKLFHPNQLITGKEDAANNYARGHYTIGREIIDHVADRIRKLADMCSGLQGFLVFHSFGGGTGSGFTSLLMERLSVDFGKKSKLEFSIYPAPRVSTAVVEPYNSILTTHTTLEHSDCAFMVDNEAIYDICNRNLDIERPTYTNLNRLISQIVSSITASLRFDGALNVDLTEFQTNLVPYPRIHFPLATYAPVVSAEKAYHEQLSVAEITNSCFDPCNQMVKCDPRHGKYMACCLLYRGDVVPKDVNAAINAIKSKRTVHFVDWCPTGFKVGINYQPPTAVPGGDLAKVQRAVCMLSNTTAIAEAWARLDHKFDLMYAKRAFVHWYVGEGMEEGEFTEAREDMAALEKDYEEVGANTVDVDHDEGEYY
- the LOC144206985 gene encoding tubulin alpha-1C chain-like isoform X1, encoding MRECISIHVGQAGVQIGNACWELYCLEHGIQPDGQMPTDRVQAVDGSSNTFFSETGSGKHVPRAVFVDLEPTVIDEVRSGTYRKLFHPNQLITGKEDAANNYARGHYTIGREIIDHVADRIRKLADMCSGLQGFLVFHSFGGGTGSGFTSLLMERLSVDFGKKSKLEFSIYPAPRVSTAVVEPYNSILTTHTTLEHSDCAFMVDNEAIYDICNRNLDIERPTYTNLNRLISQIVSSITASLRFDGALNVDLTEFQTNLVPYPRIHFPLATYAPVVSAEKAYHEQLSVAEITNSCFDPCNQMVKCDPRHGKYMACCLLYRGDVVPKDVNAAINAIKSKRTVHFVDWCPTGFKVGINYQPPTAVPGGDLAKVQRAVCMLSNTTAIAEAWARLDHKFDLMYAKRAFVHWYVGEGMEEGEFTEAREDMAALEKDYEEVGANTVDVDHDEGEYY
- the LOC144206985 gene encoding tubulin alpha-1C chain-like isoform X2; this encodes MRECISIHVGQAGVQIGNACWELYCLEHGIQPDGQMPTDRVQAVDGSSNTFFSETGSGKHVPRAVFVDLEPTVIDEVRSGTYRKLFHPNQLITGKEDAANNYARGHYTIGREIIDHVADRIRKLGFLVFHSFGGGTGSGFTSLLMERLSVDFGKKSKLEFSIYPAPRVSTAVVEPYNSILTTHTTLEHSDCAFMVDNEAIYDICNRNLDIERPTYTNLNRLISQIVSSITASLRFDGALNVDLTEFQTNLVPYPRIHFPLATYAPVVSAEKAYHEQLSVAEITNSCFDPCNQMVKCDPRHGKYMACCLLYRGDVVPKDVNAAINAIKSKRTVHFVDWCPTGFKVGINYQPPTAVPGGDLAKVQRAVCMLSNTTAIAEAWARLDHKFDLMYAKRAFVHWYVGEGMEEGEFTEAREDMAALEKDYEEVGANTVDVDHDEGEYY